One window of Bacteroidales bacterium genomic DNA carries:
- a CDS encoding ribonuclease HI → MSESIQLNRFFFKITACQAQEYRILIRSEKPGEECFLGYTPLTKSLVFIDDNSLSNYLKTHEHQLRKMLHNKRLDTFFIGFELYFIIWKDKDIKQFSNRSNVIALDRRTSKRKIYITKNENIETTNIFTDGSFLEKRGKGGYVVLIKRPNKNYQLHTYESGKKSSSLIELEAAIKGLEILKDVEKIRIISDSQYVRKGLTEWVPIWELNDWHTVNGEKVKNIGYWKYFNSLSIGKYIEFEWVKAHDNHFENTICDLYAKRQALSD, encoded by the coding sequence ATGTCAGAAAGCATCCAACTCAATCGTTTTTTCTTTAAAATTACAGCTTGTCAAGCACAAGAATACCGTATACTGATCCGATCAGAAAAACCCGGAGAAGAATGTTTTTTGGGATATACACCACTGACTAAATCTCTTGTTTTTATAGATGATAATTCCCTTTCGAATTATCTAAAAACACATGAGCATCAATTACGAAAAATGCTTCATAATAAACGTTTAGATACATTTTTTATTGGTTTTGAATTGTATTTTATTATTTGGAAAGACAAAGATATAAAGCAGTTTAGTAATCGTTCAAATGTAATTGCTTTGGACCGTAGAACAAGCAAGCGTAAAATATATATAACAAAAAATGAGAATATTGAAACAACAAATATTTTTACCGATGGTTCTTTTTTGGAAAAAAGAGGTAAGGGCGGCTATGTTGTTTTAATTAAAAGACCGAATAAAAATTATCAATTACATACTTACGAATCAGGTAAAAAAAGCAGTTCGCTTATTGAGTTAGAAGCTGCCATAAAAGGACTGGAAATTCTTAAAGATGTAGAGAAAATCAGGATAATAAGCGACAGCCAATATGTGAGAAAAGGATTAACAGAATGGGTTCCGATATGGGAGCTAAACGATTGGCATACCGTAAATGGCGAAAAGGTAAAAAATATTGGATATTGGAAGTATTTTAATTCTTTAAGTATTGGTAAATACATAGAGTTTGAGTGGGTAAAAGCCCACGATAATCATTTCGAAAATACAATATGTGATTTGTACGCTAAAAGACAAGCTTTGTCCGATTGA
- the cysS gene encoding cysteine--tRNA ligase, translated as MKDSLKVYNTLHRKKEIFEPINPPHIGMYVCGPTVYSEVHLGNSRTFISFDIIYRYLSYLGYKVRYVRNITDAGHLENDTDDGEDKISKKARLDQLEPMEIVQKYTLDFHNILQLFNNLPPSIEPTATGHIIEQISMVEDILKKNLAYESNGSIYFDVEAFNKEFNNDYGKLSGRNIEDLISNTRELDGQSEKHSPSDFALWKKASPEHIMRWKSPWGEGFPGWHMECSVMSSKYLGKQFDIHGGGMDLKFPHHECEIAQNKAVNGKKDPVKYWLHANMLTLNGQKMSKSTGNTLLPHELFSGNNDKLSKAFSPMVVRFFILQAHYRSTLDLSDNALQGAEKGYQKLMSAANTLQKLKSSEKSSFNVDDITAKFYAAMNDDFNTPVLIAHLFDAVKLINSINDGKEKLNTEDLEKLKKYFSEFVFDVLGLKNEEQDNDNNELLDGVMTTLIELRQQAKKNKDWASADLIRNELAKLNIVLKDTKEGTDWEVEK; from the coding sequence ATGAAAGATTCACTTAAAGTTTATAATACACTACATCGTAAAAAAGAAATTTTTGAACCTATTAACCCGCCTCATATTGGTATGTATGTTTGCGGTCCAACGGTTTATAGCGAAGTACATTTAGGTAATAGTCGTACATTTATTTCCTTCGATATTATTTATAGATATTTGAGTTATCTTGGCTATAAAGTCAGATACGTTAGAAATATTACAGATGCCGGGCATTTGGAAAATGATACGGATGATGGAGAAGATAAAATCTCCAAAAAAGCTCGTTTAGATCAACTCGAGCCAATGGAGATTGTTCAGAAATACACCTTAGATTTTCATAATATTTTGCAGTTGTTTAATAACCTTCCGCCCAGTATAGAGCCTACTGCAACGGGTCATATTATTGAGCAAATATCTATGGTTGAAGATATCTTAAAGAAAAACCTCGCCTATGAAAGTAATGGTTCAATATATTTTGATGTAGAAGCTTTCAATAAAGAGTTTAACAATGATTACGGAAAACTTTCCGGCAGGAATATTGAGGATTTAATCAGCAATACTCGCGAACTTGACGGACAAAGTGAAAAACATAGCCCCTCGGATTTTGCTCTTTGGAAAAAAGCTTCACCCGAACATATCATGCGGTGGAAATCACCTTGGGGCGAAGGCTTTCCGGGATGGCATATGGAATGTTCTGTAATGAGTTCAAAATATCTGGGTAAACAATTTGATATTCATGGCGGAGGAATGGATTTAAAATTTCCTCATCACGAATGTGAAATAGCTCAAAATAAAGCTGTTAACGGCAAAAAAGATCCTGTAAAATATTGGCTGCATGCAAATATGCTTACATTAAACGGGCAGAAAATGAGTAAATCTACCGGAAATACTTTACTGCCTCACGAACTGTTTAGTGGCAATAACGATAAATTATCTAAGGCTTTTAGTCCTATGGTAGTACGCTTTTTTATATTACAAGCTCATTATCGTTCTACATTAGATCTTAGCGACAATGCATTACAAGGAGCAGAAAAAGGCTATCAAAAATTAATGTCCGCAGCAAATACTCTTCAAAAATTAAAATCTTCTGAAAAATCGTCTTTTAACGTTGATGATATAACAGCTAAATTTTATGCTGCTATGAATGATGATTTTAATACTCCTGTTCTTATTGCTCATCTTTTTGATGCCGTTAAATTAATTAATAGCATAAATGATGGTAAAGAAAAGCTAAATACAGAAGATTTAGAAAAGCTGAAAAAATATTTTAGTGAGTTTGTATTTGATGTTTTAGGCTTGAAAAATGAGGAGCAGGATAACGATAATAATGAATTATTAGATGGTGTTATGACAACACTTATCGAACTTAGGCAGCAAGCAAAGAAAAACAAAGACTGGGCTTCGGCCGACTTAATTAGAAATGAGTTAGCCAAATTAAATATTGTACTAAAAGACACTAAAGAAGGAACAGATTGGGAAGTAGAAAAGTAA
- the ssb gene encoding single-stranded DNA-binding protein, which translates to MAGINKVILVGHLGRDPEVMTFDNGTKKATFSMATTESYRDKEGNWQEQTEWHNIVLWRYLAEKKIIKGDQIYLEGRLRSRSYEDANGVKKYITEIQGDKVLKLSSAGSNRENYQANEQTQTSDSTPAPTNKPEVEDKDDLPF; encoded by the coding sequence ATGGCAGGAATAAATAAAGTAATCTTAGTTGGGCATTTAGGTCGCGACCCTGAAGTTATGACGTTTGATAATGGAACTAAAAAAGCAACCTTTTCTATGGCAACAACCGAAAGCTATCGCGATAAAGAAGGTAATTGGCAAGAACAAACCGAATGGCATAATATTGTTTTATGGCGCTATCTCGCCGAGAAAAAAATTATAAAAGGCGATCAAATTTATTTGGAAGGACGTTTAAGATCACGTTCTTATGAAGATGCCAATGGAGTTAAAAAATATATTACCGAAATTCAAGGTGATAAAGTTTTAAAATTAAGTTCTGCCGGCAGCAATAGAGAAAATTATCAAGCCAACGAACAAACGCAAACATCGGATTCTACACCTGCTCCTACTAATAAACCCGAAGTAGAAGATAAAGACGATTTACCTTTCTAA